CTCATATCGAACATACCACGGTATCCGAAGCAGGGGCGTTTAAATCCGACATGATCCTGACGCAAAAAACCTTTGCTGACATCTTAACGGCCGATGCCAGTGAAGAGGAAATTAAACGGGTCGTGGTTCTGAATAAGCTCACAGACAAAGACGAAATTGAAGCCAAGATCGTCGCGTTTTTAAAAGAGCGGAATCTG
The DNA window shown above is from Citrobacter farmeri and carries:
- a CDS encoding PTS sugar transporter subunit IIB, which gives rise to MLKILCVCGCGLGSSFAIEMTAKAVLKKLEIPAHIEHTTVSEAGAFKSDMILTQKTFADILTADASEEEIKRVVVLNKLTDKDEIEAKIVAFLKERNLKVAHYE